Proteins found in one Actinokineospora alba genomic segment:
- a CDS encoding cytochrome P450 — MSVADRLVRWLSDRPWPVREYAPAPEGLRPILGDSGPPVLGHTIAVLRQGIDFGLRRYERFGPVTWIRAFGTTVISAAGPEAAQVVLANKDKAYSQQGWTFFIGPFFHRGLMLLDFEEHHHHRRLMQEAFTADRIAGYTRKVAELAAREIPLWPVTPGFEVYPALKKLTLDVATEVFMATEVGSEASRLRKAFVDTVRAGTSVVRYPVPGGRWKAGLQGRKMLEDFFRRSLPQKRASVDDDLFSALCHAKTDDGAVFSDDDVVNHMIFLMMAAHDTSTITTSAVMYFLGKDQEWQDKVRAEVLAGDSSDTLELVIKESMRLVAPVPSLVRETVKDTELLGHFVPKGTKIMVTPWINHLLPEYWPDPKRFDPLRFAEDRREDKVHRYAWIPFGGGVHKCIGMHFGMSEVKTLLTQLLRTFRWSFPEGYEVRWDPTALPIPTDGLPLRFEQVPQ, encoded by the coding sequence GTGTCCGTTGCAGACAGACTCGTCCGGTGGCTCAGCGATCGGCCATGGCCGGTGCGCGAGTACGCACCCGCTCCTGAGGGCCTGCGCCCGATCCTGGGTGACAGCGGTCCGCCCGTGCTCGGCCACACGATCGCCGTCCTGCGTCAGGGAATCGACTTCGGACTCCGCCGGTACGAGCGCTTCGGCCCGGTCACATGGATTCGCGCGTTCGGCACGACGGTGATCTCCGCCGCGGGCCCGGAGGCGGCGCAGGTGGTGCTGGCCAACAAGGACAAGGCGTACTCGCAGCAGGGCTGGACGTTCTTCATCGGCCCGTTCTTCCACCGCGGGCTGATGCTGCTCGACTTCGAGGAGCACCACCATCACCGCAGGCTGATGCAGGAGGCCTTCACCGCCGACCGGATAGCGGGCTACACGCGCAAAGTCGCGGAGTTGGCGGCCCGGGAGATTCCACTGTGGCCGGTGACGCCGGGGTTCGAGGTGTACCCGGCGTTGAAGAAGCTGACCCTGGATGTGGCGACCGAGGTGTTCATGGCCACCGAGGTCGGCTCGGAGGCGTCCAGGCTGCGCAAGGCTTTCGTCGACACGGTCCGGGCGGGCACGTCGGTCGTGCGGTATCCGGTGCCGGGCGGTCGGTGGAAGGCCGGACTCCAGGGGCGGAAGATGTTGGAGGACTTCTTCCGGCGGAGCCTGCCGCAGAAGCGGGCGAGCGTGGACGACGACCTGTTCTCCGCGCTGTGCCACGCGAAGACCGACGACGGCGCGGTGTTCTCGGACGACGATGTCGTCAACCACATGATCTTCCTGATGATGGCCGCGCACGACACGTCGACGATCACGACGTCGGCGGTGATGTATTTCCTTGGGAAAGACCAGGAGTGGCAGGACAAGGTCCGCGCGGAGGTGCTCGCGGGAGACTCGTCGGACACCTTGGAGCTGGTGATCAAGGAGTCCATGCGCCTGGTCGCGCCGGTGCCGTCGCTGGTTCGGGAGACGGTCAAGGACACGGAACTGCTGGGCCACTTCGTGCCGAAGGGCACCAAGATCATGGTGACGCCGTGGATCAACCACCTGCTGCCGGAGTACTGGCCCGACCCGAAGCGCTTCGACCCGCTGCGGTTCGCCGAGGACCGGCGCGAGGACAAGGTCCACCGGTACGCGTGGATCCCGTTCGGCGGCGGGGTGCACAAGTGCATCGGCATGCACTTCGGCATGTCCGAGGTGAAGACGCTGCTGACCCAGCTGCTCCGGACGTTCCGCTGGTCGTTCCCGGAGGGCTACGAGGTCCGCTGGGACCCCACCGCGCTGCCGATCCCGACCGACGGCCTACCTCTGCGGTTCGAACAAGTGCCGCAGTGA
- the trxA gene encoding thioredoxin translates to MSPTSLTGELSTVTDETFEARVLRHDKPILVDFWAQWCPPCHMIVPVLQQIAIERADSLTVVKINNDENPLTGRKYQVMSLPTLMLFVDGQPVRAVVGARPKAKLLAELDAALRDTR, encoded by the coding sequence ATGTCCCCGACAAGCCTGACCGGTGAGCTCTCGACGGTCACCGACGAGACCTTCGAAGCGCGCGTCCTCCGCCACGACAAGCCCATCCTGGTCGACTTCTGGGCCCAGTGGTGCCCGCCGTGCCACATGATCGTCCCGGTGCTCCAGCAGATCGCCATTGAACGCGCCGATTCACTGACCGTGGTCAAGATCAATAACGATGAGAACCCACTCACCGGTCGGAAATACCAGGTGATGTCACTGCCGACCCTGATGCTCTTTGTGGACGGTCAGCCGGTGCGGGCGGTGGTGGGAGCACGCCCGAAGGCCAAACTCCTGGCGGAACTGGACGCCGCCCTGCGCGACACGAGGTAA
- a CDS encoding TetR/AcrR family transcriptional regulator, which produces MSTEAVRQPQQDRSRATRQRLLAAAIDCLAELGWTGSTVSVVAERAGVSRGAAQHHFPTREDLVTAAIEYVTEERLAHLRQGLPDLPPGRDRTEFVVDTIGEMYASKLFSAALQLWVAASSDSQLREKVVPLEARVGREAHRMTVEALGADESRPGVREAVQATLDLARGLGLANLLTDDAKRRSRVLRQWAMTLDAALS; this is translated from the coding sequence GTGAGCACCGAGGCAGTCAGGCAGCCGCAGCAGGACCGCAGCCGAGCCACCCGGCAGCGGCTGCTGGCGGCCGCCATTGACTGCCTGGCCGAACTCGGGTGGACCGGCAGCACGGTGTCGGTCGTCGCCGAACGGGCCGGGGTGTCCCGCGGGGCGGCGCAGCACCACTTCCCGACCAGGGAGGACCTGGTCACCGCGGCCATCGAGTACGTCACCGAGGAGCGGTTGGCGCACCTGCGGCAGGGGCTGCCGGACCTGCCGCCGGGGCGGGACCGGACCGAGTTCGTCGTCGACACGATCGGCGAGATGTACGCGAGCAAGCTGTTCTCGGCGGCGCTGCAGCTGTGGGTGGCGGCTTCCTCGGACTCGCAGCTGCGGGAGAAGGTCGTGCCGCTGGAAGCCCGGGTCGGGCGGGAGGCGCACCGGATGACCGTGGAGGCGCTGGGGGCCGACGAGTCCCGACCGGGGGTGCGGGAGGCGGTCCAGGCGACCCTGGACCTGGCTCGCGGCCTGGGCTTGGCGAACCTCCTCACCGACGATGCCAAGCGCCGGTCGCGGGTGCTGCGCCAGTGGGCGATGACTTTGGACGCCGCTCTGTCCTGA
- a CDS encoding phosphotransferase family protein, which produces MASHDVHAVLAAHGIGCEAVVRLGEGQDNVAYEVDGELIVRFAKGGTDVLREAKLLETVARFSPFAVPTPVFVEPECMAYRKLPGIPLVDVTPPPGIAKVLNAYVDTVQAIPVDAVAGLVDTDDDPVSQWLAEAHESYAAVEVPREYRRSIERFLDAEPPTRTEPSVFSHNDLGIEHVLVDPATGDVTGIIDWTDAALCDPAYDHGLIYRDLGVLIDGPLAARAAFYARCTVLEDLAYGITSGIQRYADEARRSLRHLFEPQR; this is translated from the coding sequence ATGGCGAGTCACGACGTCCACGCTGTCCTTGCCGCGCACGGGATCGGCTGTGAGGCTGTGGTCCGGCTGGGCGAGGGCCAGGACAATGTCGCCTATGAGGTCGACGGCGAGCTGATCGTGCGCTTCGCCAAAGGGGGCACCGACGTGCTCCGGGAGGCGAAGCTGCTCGAGACGGTCGCGAGGTTCTCGCCTTTCGCGGTGCCCACGCCGGTGTTCGTGGAACCCGAGTGCATGGCCTACCGCAAACTCCCCGGCATCCCGCTGGTCGACGTCACCCCACCGCCGGGGATCGCGAAGGTGCTGAACGCCTACGTCGACACGGTGCAGGCCATTCCCGTGGACGCGGTGGCCGGGTTGGTCGACACCGACGACGATCCGGTCAGCCAGTGGCTGGCCGAAGCCCACGAGAGCTACGCGGCGGTGGAGGTTCCGCGGGAATACCGCCGCTCCATCGAGAGGTTCCTCGACGCCGAGCCGCCGACCCGAACCGAGCCCTCCGTCTTCTCGCACAACGACTTGGGCATCGAACACGTCCTCGTCGACCCCGCCACCGGCGACGTCACCGGCATCATCGACTGGACCGACGCCGCCCTCTGCGACCCCGCCTACGACCACGGCCTGATCTACCGCGACCTCGGTGTCCTCATCGACGGCCCGCTCGCCGCGCGGGCCGCCTTCTACGCCCGTTGCACCGTCCTCGAAGACCTCGCCTACGGCATCACGTCCGGGATCCAGCGCTACGCGGACGAGGCGCGGAGGTCACTGCGGCACTTGTTCGAACCGCAGAGGTAG
- a CDS encoding TetR/AcrR family transcriptional regulator gives MGALRTPREKWVEAGLRALASGGVDAVRVEVLAKSLGVSKGGFYGYFADRDELLTEMLDTWERESVGDVVDRVAQVDGDTMAKVRVAGQLTFSSDRLLPIDLAIRDWARRDQSVAERLRRVDNGRMQLLRDAISTFCPDPDEVEARSLLAFCMAIGSHFLAADHPARSRVQVMTRASELLLTPER, from the coding sequence ATGGGAGCGCTGCGCACCCCGCGGGAGAAGTGGGTCGAAGCCGGACTGCGGGCGCTGGCCTCGGGCGGCGTGGACGCGGTGCGCGTCGAGGTGTTGGCCAAGTCGCTCGGCGTGTCCAAGGGCGGGTTCTACGGCTACTTCGCCGACCGGGACGAACTGCTGACCGAGATGCTGGACACCTGGGAGCGGGAGAGCGTCGGCGACGTCGTCGATCGGGTCGCGCAAGTGGACGGCGACACGATGGCCAAGGTTCGGGTGGCCGGACAGCTCACCTTCTCCAGTGATCGCCTGCTTCCCATCGACCTCGCCATCCGCGACTGGGCGCGACGCGACCAGTCCGTCGCCGAACGCCTGCGCCGCGTGGACAACGGCCGCATGCAACTCCTCCGCGACGCGATCAGCACCTTCTGCCCCGACCCGGACGAGGTCGAGGCCCGCAGCCTGCTCGCCTTCTGCATGGCGATCGGCAGCCACTTCCTGGCCGCCGACCACCCCGCCCGCAGTCGCGTCCAGGTCATGACCCGCGCCAGCGAACTCCTCCTCACACCTGAGCGGTGA
- a CDS encoding DinB family protein → MPMNRIEPTMTWSIPRTTTGAERQLLETMLDRNRSELINTVRGLSEAEARRRLVASPTTPIGLLKHAAVAERIWFQHVLGGLPKSECDGGTTASDTSFIVSDNETVAEVIAEFERAGERSRAIAAGFDLDDTTTHPDLGEVNLRFIYLLIMEDFARHAGHGDILREQIKHPNDVR, encoded by the coding sequence ATGCCCATGAACAGAATCGAGCCGACAATGACCTGGTCGATACCACGCACCACCACCGGCGCCGAACGCCAGTTGCTCGAGACCATGCTGGATCGCAACCGGTCCGAGCTGATCAACACGGTGCGCGGCCTGTCCGAAGCAGAGGCCCGCCGCCGCCTCGTCGCGTCGCCGACCACCCCGATCGGCTTGCTCAAGCACGCCGCGGTCGCCGAACGGATCTGGTTCCAGCACGTCCTGGGAGGCCTGCCCAAGAGCGAATGCGATGGCGGCACAACGGCGTCCGACACCAGTTTCATCGTCAGCGACAACGAGACCGTGGCCGAGGTGATCGCCGAATTCGAGCGCGCCGGCGAGCGCTCACGCGCGATCGCCGCCGGTTTCGACCTCGACGACACCACGACACACCCCGACCTCGGCGAGGTGAACCTGCGGTTCATCTACCTGCTCATCATGGAGGACTTCGCCCGCCACGCAGGCCACGGCGACATCCTCCGCGAGCAGATCAAGCATCCAAACGACGTTCGCTGA
- a CDS encoding acetyl-CoA C-acetyltransferase has protein sequence MSTEAFIYEAIRTPRGRGKKTGSLHGVKPISLVVGLIDELTARHPDLDPATIDDIVLGVVSPVGDQGSVIARTAAVAAGLPDTVAGVQLDRFCASGLEAVNTAAEKVRSGWNQLMIAGGVESMSRVPMGSDGGAWFNDPETNYDSYFVPQGISADLIATIEGFSRDDVDSYAVESQKRAAAAWSAGYFAKSVVPVKDRNGVTILDHDEHMRPESTVEGLGKLGPSFAGIGDMGGFDAVALQKYHWVEKINHVHTAANSSGIVDGAALVLIGNEEAGRAAGLTPRARVVSAAVTGAEPTIMLTGPTPAAQKALALAGLTPDDIDLWELNEAFAAVVLKFMKDLKIPHEKINVNGGSIAMGHPLGATGAMITGTMVDELERRGARRALITLCIGGGMGVATIIERV, from the coding sequence GTGAGTACCGAAGCCTTCATCTACGAGGCGATCCGCACGCCGCGCGGCCGCGGCAAGAAGACCGGATCGCTGCACGGGGTCAAGCCCATCTCGCTCGTCGTCGGTCTCATCGACGAGCTCACCGCGCGCCACCCTGACCTCGACCCGGCGACCATCGACGACATCGTGCTCGGCGTGGTGTCCCCGGTCGGCGACCAGGGCTCGGTCATCGCGCGCACCGCCGCGGTCGCCGCGGGCCTGCCGGACACCGTCGCGGGCGTGCAGCTCGACCGGTTCTGCGCCTCCGGCCTCGAAGCGGTCAACACCGCGGCCGAGAAGGTCCGCTCCGGCTGGAACCAGCTCATGATCGCCGGCGGCGTCGAGTCGATGTCGCGCGTGCCGATGGGCTCCGACGGCGGCGCCTGGTTCAACGACCCGGAGACGAACTACGACTCGTACTTCGTCCCGCAGGGCATCAGTGCCGACCTCATCGCCACCATCGAGGGCTTCAGCCGCGACGACGTCGACTCCTACGCCGTCGAGTCGCAGAAGCGCGCGGCGGCGGCGTGGTCGGCGGGCTACTTCGCCAAGTCCGTGGTCCCGGTGAAGGACCGCAACGGCGTGACGATCCTCGACCACGACGAGCACATGCGCCCCGAGTCCACTGTGGAGGGTCTGGGCAAGCTCGGGCCGTCGTTCGCGGGCATCGGCGACATGGGCGGCTTCGACGCGGTGGCGCTGCAGAAGTACCACTGGGTCGAGAAGATCAACCACGTGCACACCGCCGCGAACTCCTCGGGCATCGTCGACGGCGCCGCGCTGGTGCTCATCGGCAACGAGGAAGCCGGTCGGGCCGCGGGCCTGACCCCGCGCGCGCGCGTCGTCTCCGCCGCGGTGACCGGCGCCGAGCCGACCATCATGCTGACCGGCCCGACCCCGGCCGCGCAGAAGGCGTTGGCACTGGCGGGTTTGACGCCCGACGACATCGACCTGTGGGAACTCAACGAGGCCTTCGCCGCGGTGGTCCTCAAGTTCATGAAGGACCTGAAGATCCCGCACGAGAAGATCAACGTCAACGGCGGCTCGATCGCCATGGGCCACCCGCTCGGCGCGACCGGCGCGATGATCACCGGCACCATGGTCGACGAGCTGGAGCGGCGCGGCGCCCGGCGCGCCCTCATCACCCTGTGCATCGGCGGCGGCATGGGCGTCGCGACCATCATCGAGCGCGTCTGA
- a CDS encoding acyl-CoA dehydrogenase family protein: MSFTESEERQALRAAVGELGRKYGHDYLVKQARSGGHTTELWNEAGKLGYLGVNVPEEFGGGGGGIGDLAAVCEELGATGTGLLQMVVSPAICATIIARFGTDEQKQRYLPGFADGSLRMAFAITEPDAGSNAHKLTTTARRDGDGWILSGRKVFISCVDESQSVLVVGRTEDAKTGKLKPALFVVPTDAAGFEFTKIPMDIVSPDYQFSLFLDDVRLPGDALIGSEDAALMQLFAGLNPERIMASAFAVGMGRFALEKAVEYAKTRTVWKEPIGAHQAVAHPLAQAKIELELAKLMMQKAAALYDGGDDMAAGEAANMAKYAAGEAVIKAVDAAVQTHGGNGLASEYGLGALIGASRLTRIAPVSREMILNFVAQFSLGLPKSY; encoded by the coding sequence ATGAGCTTCACCGAGTCCGAGGAACGCCAGGCCCTGCGGGCGGCCGTGGGCGAACTGGGCCGCAAGTACGGCCACGACTACCTGGTCAAGCAGGCCCGGTCCGGCGGGCACACCACCGAGCTGTGGAATGAGGCGGGCAAGCTCGGCTACCTCGGCGTCAACGTGCCGGAGGAGTTCGGCGGCGGCGGTGGCGGCATCGGCGACCTGGCCGCGGTGTGCGAGGAACTGGGCGCGACCGGGACCGGGCTGCTGCAGATGGTCGTCTCTCCGGCGATCTGCGCGACGATCATCGCCCGATTCGGGACGGACGAACAGAAGCAGCGCTACCTGCCGGGCTTCGCCGACGGCTCGCTGCGCATGGCGTTCGCCATCACCGAGCCGGACGCGGGGTCCAACGCCCACAAGCTGACCACGACCGCCCGGCGTGACGGCGACGGCTGGATCCTCAGCGGCCGCAAGGTGTTCATCTCGTGTGTCGACGAGTCGCAGTCGGTGCTGGTGGTCGGCCGCACGGAGGACGCCAAGACCGGCAAGCTCAAGCCCGCGCTGTTCGTCGTCCCGACCGACGCCGCCGGGTTCGAGTTCACCAAGATCCCGATGGACATCGTCTCCCCGGACTACCAGTTCTCCCTGTTCCTCGACGACGTCCGACTCCCCGGCGACGCGCTGATCGGCTCGGAGGACGCGGCGCTGATGCAGCTGTTCGCGGGCCTGAACCCGGAGCGGATCATGGCTTCGGCGTTCGCCGTCGGCATGGGCCGCTTCGCGCTGGAGAAGGCTGTCGAGTATGCGAAGACCCGCACGGTGTGGAAGGAGCCGATCGGCGCGCACCAGGCCGTCGCGCACCCGTTGGCGCAGGCCAAGATCGAGCTGGAACTGGCCAAGCTGATGATGCAGAAGGCCGCCGCGCTGTATGACGGCGGCGACGACATGGCCGCGGGCGAGGCCGCGAACATGGCGAAGTACGCCGCCGGGGAGGCCGTGATCAAGGCGGTCGACGCCGCCGTGCAGACCCACGGCGGCAACGGCTTGGCCAGCGAGTACGGTCTCGGCGCACTCATCGGCGCGTCCCGGCTGACCCGGATCGCGCCGGTGAGCCGTGAGATGATCCTGAATTTCGTGGCGCAGTTCTCCCTTGGGCTGCCGAAGTCGTACTAG
- a CDS encoding TetR/AcrR family transcriptional regulator codes for MTAEVGRVPVRRPRNRKAQLAEAAADLFGKRGYHAVGVNDIAAAAGITGPAVYRHFPNKQAVLGHVLLTGVDVLTERLTEVTAAAEGDPHRCVGPLLHTAAAVSIEQRELTALWRWQGRHLHDGDQKEIQRRVGTLLAQAIAGLRGLRPELSAADAHLLSFAAMSVYGSVGDHHVNYAREPFELLLARLAEAVVLSDVVPATQDAPQAAWRARTQMPVSRREELLTAATRLFRDHGYHAVSMEDIGAVTGIAGPSIYRHFAAKSDILLAASRRMADRLQLGLDTALAEAADPADALHRLTRSYADTVQRSDDLIAVYTSELVNLPERDAKELRRLQRGYVAEWVRLLREMGPALTEPEARVAVHAALTVVNDLPRTGRVKSRPALTAEIAGLAMAVLREAAHGS; via the coding sequence GTGACAGCCGAGGTCGGCCGGGTGCCGGTACGCAGACCACGCAACCGCAAGGCCCAGCTGGCCGAGGCGGCCGCCGACCTGTTCGGCAAGCGCGGCTATCACGCGGTCGGCGTGAACGACATCGCCGCCGCCGCGGGCATCACCGGCCCGGCCGTCTACCGGCACTTCCCCAACAAGCAGGCCGTCCTCGGCCACGTGCTGTTGACCGGCGTCGACGTGCTGACCGAGCGGCTCACCGAGGTCACCGCCGCCGCCGAGGGCGATCCGCACCGCTGCGTCGGCCCGCTGCTGCACACCGCCGCCGCGGTCTCCATCGAGCAGCGCGAGCTGACCGCACTGTGGCGCTGGCAGGGCCGCCACCTCCACGATGGCGACCAGAAGGAGATCCAGCGGCGAGTCGGCACCCTGCTCGCCCAGGCCATCGCGGGCCTGCGCGGGCTGCGTCCCGAGCTCAGTGCCGCGGATGCCCACCTGCTCAGTTTCGCCGCGATGAGCGTGTACGGCAGCGTGGGCGACCACCACGTCAACTACGCCCGCGAGCCGTTCGAGCTGCTGCTGGCCCGGCTGGCCGAGGCCGTCGTGCTCAGCGATGTGGTCCCGGCCACTCAGGACGCCCCCCAGGCCGCGTGGCGGGCCCGCACGCAGATGCCCGTCTCCCGGCGTGAAGAGCTCCTCACGGCCGCGACCAGGCTGTTCCGCGACCACGGCTACCACGCGGTGAGCATGGAGGACATCGGCGCGGTCACCGGCATCGCGGGTCCCAGCATCTACCGGCACTTCGCGGCGAAGTCCGACATCCTGCTGGCCGCGAGCCGCCGGATGGCCGACCGGCTGCAGCTGGGCCTCGACACCGCGCTCGCCGAGGCGGCCGACCCCGCCGACGCGCTGCACCGGCTGACCAGGTCTTACGCCGACACTGTGCAGCGCTCCGACGACCTGATCGCGGTGTACACCAGCGAGCTGGTCAACCTACCCGAGCGCGACGCCAAGGAGCTGCGCAGGCTGCAGCGCGGCTACGTCGCCGAGTGGGTCCGGCTGCTGCGCGAGATGGGCCCGGCCCTGACCGAGCCGGAGGCCAGGGTCGCGGTGCACGCGGCGCTGACGGTGGTGAACGACCTGCCGCGCACGGGCAGGGTCAAGTCTCGACCCGCTTTGACAGCGGAGATCGCCGGGTTGGCGATGGCGGTCCTGCGGGAGGCGGCACACGGCTCGTAG
- a CDS encoding MerR family transcriptional regulator, with protein MRIGELAKRAGTTTRALRFYESQGLLEARRTANGYREYDEDDVRLVDEIRTLQAVGLTLDDTRPFVECLRAGHEAGDSCADSIEVYQRKLAEVDACLERLTAVRAGLVTKLTAAWARQPDPCRVAEPTELKE; from the coding sequence ATGAGAATCGGCGAGCTCGCCAAACGCGCCGGGACGACCACCCGGGCGCTGAGGTTCTACGAGTCCCAAGGGCTGCTCGAAGCGCGGCGCACGGCCAACGGGTATCGGGAGTACGACGAGGACGACGTGCGTCTCGTCGACGAGATCCGGACCCTCCAAGCGGTCGGGCTCACCCTGGACGACACCCGTCCGTTCGTCGAGTGCCTGCGCGCCGGCCATGAGGCCGGGGACTCGTGCGCCGACTCGATCGAGGTCTACCAGCGCAAACTCGCCGAGGTGGACGCCTGCCTCGAGCGGCTCACCGCGGTCCGGGCCGGTCTGGTCACCAAGCTGACCGCCGCGTGGGCCCGGCAGCCCGACCCGTGCCGGGTGGCCGAACCAACCGAACTCAAGGAGTAG
- a CDS encoding DUF6463 family protein: MIKWAGGLIVLCGVGHTLGALVQTAPHYAGSWFSWALWEEHNNDPLAMSHTTAAFWYSVYSFGLPLLLIGLIVLWMGRQGITPPPFIAWSVAAWTVVGAVLSGLSPLLFLLPAAVLLLVGARRQAASV; this comes from the coding sequence ATGATCAAGTGGGCCGGCGGGCTGATCGTGCTGTGCGGAGTGGGGCACACGTTGGGCGCCTTGGTGCAGACGGCGCCGCACTACGCCGGAAGCTGGTTCAGCTGGGCGTTGTGGGAGGAGCACAACAACGACCCGCTCGCGATGAGCCACACCACCGCCGCGTTCTGGTATTCGGTGTACAGCTTCGGCTTGCCGCTGCTCCTGATCGGCCTGATCGTGCTGTGGATGGGTCGCCAGGGCATCACACCGCCGCCGTTCATCGCGTGGAGTGTCGCGGCGTGGACTGTGGTCGGCGCCGTTCTCTCCGGGCTCTCGCCCTTGCTGTTCCTCCTGCCCGCGGCCGTCCTGCTGCTGGTCGGAGCCCGGCGCCAGGCGGCGAGTGTTTGA
- a CDS encoding TetR/AcrR family transcriptional regulator, whose amino-acid sequence MPKQVDHQARRQQIAEAVCRLAGSQGLDAVSLRQVAVEAGVSMGMVQHYFTTKDDMLLFAFHTVSERVEQRIRTAVADVGSDARTLLRALLVDMLPVGAESRAEAPVWAAFLARAIVEPRLAKPLREGGRGMSTFIADHIRAGAPRENIDPTFEALTLLALVDGLMSHLLIGQIDDTTALATLDHNLDRIFGHAHEQRGDVVMPTGVEGVPDE is encoded by the coding sequence TTGCCGAAACAGGTGGACCACCAAGCGCGGCGGCAGCAGATCGCCGAGGCGGTGTGCAGGCTGGCGGGCAGCCAGGGCCTGGACGCGGTGAGCCTGCGGCAGGTCGCGGTCGAGGCCGGGGTGTCCATGGGGATGGTCCAGCACTACTTCACCACGAAGGACGACATGCTGCTGTTCGCCTTCCACACCGTCAGCGAACGCGTGGAACAGCGCATCCGAACCGCGGTCGCCGACGTCGGGTCGGATGCGCGCACCCTGCTGCGGGCGCTGCTGGTCGACATGCTGCCGGTGGGTGCGGAGAGCCGGGCCGAGGCCCCGGTGTGGGCGGCGTTCCTCGCCCGCGCGATCGTCGAACCCCGCCTGGCCAAACCGCTGCGCGAAGGCGGCCGGGGCATGAGCACCTTCATCGCCGACCACATTCGCGCCGGCGCTCCTCGGGAGAACATCGACCCGACCTTCGAGGCGCTCACCCTGCTGGCACTGGTCGACGGCCTGATGTCACACCTGCTGATCGGCCAGATCGACGACACGACCGCCTTGGCCACGCTCGACCACAACCTCGACCGCATCTTCGGGCACGCGCACGAGCAGCGCGGTGACGTTGTCATGCCCACCGGCGTCGAGGGCGTACCCGACGAGTGA
- a CDS encoding VOC family protein, translating to MPLGHLGLNVASLARAKAFYDVVMPMVEFEPFFSTETEFSYRPAGGKVGTWLFFYGALEEGAHSRHQPGLQHLAFMVRTRAAVHEVFDTARRLGAVAVHEPREFPEYHEGYYAAFVQDPEGFMVEFVCHREDPS from the coding sequence ATGCCACTCGGTCACCTCGGCCTGAATGTCGCCTCCCTCGCCCGGGCGAAGGCCTTCTACGACGTCGTCATGCCGATGGTGGAGTTCGAGCCGTTCTTCAGCACCGAGACCGAGTTCTCCTACCGGCCCGCCGGCGGGAAGGTCGGCACCTGGCTGTTCTTCTACGGAGCGCTTGAGGAAGGTGCGCACTCGCGGCACCAGCCGGGCCTGCAGCACCTCGCGTTTATGGTGCGCACGAGGGCGGCGGTGCACGAAGTCTTCGACACGGCTCGGCGGCTGGGTGCTGTGGCTGTGCATGAGCCGAGGGAATTCCCCGAGTACCACGAGGGGTACTACGCGGCGTTCGTCCAGGACCCGGAAGGCTTCATGGTGGAGTTCGTGTGCCACCGCGAGGACCCGTCATAG